In a genomic window of Longimicrobiales bacterium:
- the gmk gene encoding guanylate kinase: MSEYRPFPLVIAAPSGAGKTSLARALVERRADLVFSLSATTRAPRPGEQDGIDYRFVSDAEFDELAGRGELLEWAHVHGRRYGTLKSGVEAALAEGSTVVLDIDVQGAQLVRRVIGDAVLIFVLPPSVSEMKRRLDTRGSENAEELATRMRTARAELDAVKAFDYVVVNDDFEEALRTIEAIVAAERERVVRQPHLDEMLDGLRADIDGIIQGSH, translated from the coding sequence ATGTCGGAGTACCGGCCGTTCCCGCTCGTGATCGCGGCGCCCAGTGGTGCCGGGAAGACATCGCTGGCACGTGCGCTGGTCGAAAGGCGTGCGGATCTCGTCTTCTCGCTTTCGGCGACGACGCGCGCTCCCCGTCCGGGTGAGCAGGACGGTATCGACTACCGGTTCGTGTCCGATGCCGAATTCGACGAGCTGGCCGGGCGTGGTGAGCTGCTGGAATGGGCGCACGTGCATGGTCGGCGCTATGGTACGCTGAAGAGCGGCGTCGAGGCAGCGCTTGCAGAGGGCAGTACTGTCGTGCTCGACATTGATGTGCAGGGTGCGCAGCTCGTGCGGCGGGTGATCGGTGACGCGGTGCTGATCTTCGTGCTGCCGCCGAGCGTATCCGAGATGAAGCGGCGCCTGGACACGCGCGGCAGCGAGAATGCCGAGGAGCTGGCGACGCGCATGCGCACGGCGCGTGCGGAGCTGGACGCAGTGAAAGCCTTCGATTACGTCGTCGTGAACGACGATTTCGAGGAAGCGCTTCGGACCATTGAAGCGATCGTGGCCGCCGAGCGCGAACGGGTGGTGAGACAGCCGCACCTCGACGAAATGCTGGACGGGCTGAGAGCGGACATCGACGGTATCATCCAGGGGAGTCACTGA
- a CDS encoding YicC/YloC family endoribonuclease, with translation MIRSMTGFGEAELETPAGRLRAEARTVNHRYFSLNLRVGRAVDRFEPQIRDWLRALLPRGHVNFSLRLEPADGTGDEIALRVNEARARQYLRLLRSLKQELGLPGEVDLSLLSRFTDLVVDETEVEERVPDSASVQAVTESAARAVIAMREDEGLRLRVDLEERLSAIAATMDHIEALAPKRMVAERDRMRRVVAELLEGVPLDEDRIAREIAYIAERWDVSEELVRLRSHIELFRETLADEGAEPVGKRLSFLTQEMNRETNTIGSKANDAAIEHQVIAIKDEIERLREQIENVE, from the coding sequence ATGATCCGGAGCATGACAGGGTTCGGCGAGGCCGAGCTGGAAACGCCGGCGGGACGCCTGCGCGCCGAGGCCCGCACCGTGAACCACCGCTACTTCAGCCTCAACCTCCGGGTGGGGCGCGCGGTCGATCGCTTCGAGCCGCAGATCCGTGACTGGCTGCGCGCGCTGCTGCCGCGCGGGCACGTCAATTTCTCGCTTCGGCTGGAGCCGGCGGATGGGACCGGCGACGAGATCGCGCTGCGCGTCAATGAGGCGCGTGCGCGGCAGTACCTGCGGCTGTTGCGATCGCTGAAGCAGGAGCTGGGGCTTCCCGGTGAGGTGGACCTGTCGTTGTTGAGCCGGTTCACGGACCTGGTCGTCGATGAGACCGAGGTCGAGGAACGGGTGCCGGACAGTGCCAGTGTGCAGGCGGTGACTGAGTCGGCCGCGCGTGCGGTGATCGCGATGCGCGAGGACGAGGGGCTGCGTCTGCGGGTGGACCTCGAGGAGCGGCTGAGTGCGATTGCTGCCACGATGGACCATATCGAGGCGCTCGCACCGAAACGCATGGTGGCCGAACGCGACCGCATGCGACGCGTCGTCGCCGAGCTGCTCGAAGGCGTGCCGCTCGACGAGGATCGGATTGCTCGCGAGATCGCCTATATCGCCGAGCGGTGGGACGTGAGCGAGGAGCTGGTCCGGCTGCGATCGCATATCGAGCTGTTCCGCGAGACGCTTGCCGATGAGGGCGCGGAGCCGGTCGGGAAGCGGCTGAGCTTCCTGACGCAGGAGATGAATCGCGAGACGAACACGATCGGTTCCAAGGCGAACGACGCGGCGATCGAGCACCAGGTGATCGCGATCAAGGATGAGATCGAGCGCCTGCGCGAGCAGATCGAGAACGTCGAGTGA